The nucleotide sequence ACACGATGTATCGCAAATTGCGAAACCGATGACGACTGCCCAGGGAATCTTACTTGCAATACCGATGGTGGTTATTGCGTACCCGGGGGTATGGGTCAGCCGTAATGCTTTTCCATCCAGGCGCGGATGTCTTCGCGACCATCGATGAATTTAAAATGCGCTTCCAAGCGGCTATGCGAAGTGAGTAAGTCGCTTGGAATACCATCTAGAACCCCGCCGCATAACCAGCCAAGCAATCGCCAAATCGCAAGATCTGCAACCGTGAGCGAATCGCCCACGAGGTAGTCTCCCTCGCCCATTCTCTTCTCGAGTAAACCAAGCCAACGCGGGAATGTTTCTTTACCGAGTTCTTCACGCAGCGCCGCTCGTTTCTCTGGATCCTTCTCGCGCATGGAGGGATTTACCAAACTCGTCATTTGCGCTGCTGCATCCAAGAACTCATCGACTCGTAAAGCGGCGAGATCATCGTTCTTTGGGTAAAGCCCAGAGAGCTTCCCGCAAAATTTTGCGATGGCAACAGATTGAGCAAACATCTTTCCATCAACTTCCAAAACAGGAAGTTGCCCATACGGAAACACGCCAGCGGCTTTCTTTTCGATAAATTCTTCTCGGCCAACTCGCACGTCTTCAAATTCAACACCGCCAATGTGCAAGGCCAGTCTGCTTGTTTCAACCCGCCAAAAAGGGAAATTAAAATAACTTAAACGAATATTCATCGTACTCTCCTTACGTCTTGAGATGTTTTATGAGTCTTTTACTCGTGTCGAATATGACTGCTCCAGGAACCACAATCCATAGGCCGTTGGGTATAATCCACACAAAAAGAAGAGGCATCAGTTCATTGTGCCCGATAGAATGCCAACCCGACCACGCTTCTACCAAAACAAAGAGCATGGTCTTGGCACCCGTTAGACTCGCAGCCACCAAAATCAAAAGATGAGCTGCCCGGTTGCTCTCCTGCTTGTGAGCGTAGAGCCCCCAGTAAACGAGGCAAGCCTCTAGCAGACTCATCGTTGCCAGTGCATGAATGTAGGTATTACCCTGATCGGCATAGGCCCGGTCTACTTCCATGTAAATGGAATAGGCAAAGTCCCAGAGAAAACCGATGTCACCCCCAGGAAAAGAGGCTGGGCGAAACAAAATAAACAGGGCATCCCAAATCACCACCAAGGTGCTGATACCCATCCACAAAACCACCCACCGGGGTAACCGAAAATTCTCATTCATGGGTTAATCTATAACGCGAAGCTAAGTTAAAAACACCTCACCCAGGCGCTTCTCTTGAGACATCACGCGGGTAATAGGGTTATGCTATAAATCGCTACCGCTTGATTCCAAGAAAAGAGTGAGTCCATTCAGCCATGCCATCATCTCCACCAATGGACCGAAAACCCTGGCCACCAAGCTGCCAGCTCCTGACCCAGGAATTGCCTCGCGAGAGTTGGACGACCCATCCACATTACACCGGGCTGATTCGATTTTGGTTAAGTCGTCACAACGGGTTCCGAAAAAAAATGCTTCGGCTTCAAGGCGAAACCAAAACCATGCTCGAGACCATGGACGACCCGGCGGGATTTGCCCACAGCATGCACCAAGAGGCTGGATTTCTTATAAATGGCTTGAAAGGTCATCATCAGATTGAGGACCAGCACTTTTTCCCTCTTCTCAAAAATCTCGACGACCGTGCACGTAAAGGGTTTGCAATATTAGAATCCGACCATCTCATGGTTGACCATTTACTGGGTAAGTTCTCACAACATACCCACAGCCTACTCTACGAAAGCGCCCAAAAAGAAGAGTTCGAAAAACAGGCCGCTTGTCTCCTTGAGAGTCTTGAAAACCTGCAAGCTTACCTCAATCGCCACCTCGAGGATGAAGAGGATATTGTAGTCCCAGTTCTTCTTAAGTACGCACCAGATGATATCAGGTAGAAAGTCGCCGAAGCGAATAGGCTTAATCTTGAACCAGGTTCGCTTTGGTAAAGCGCCCAAAGTAAAATTCCCCAAGGGTATTTAAAACGCCCGCTTCATCCTCTACCAATAAATCAGTGTGATCTAGATTCGACATGTCTACTTTCGGCATGAACCAAGCATAACGAAAGACATACGGGTCACGTTGGAGTTTGGGCAATTCCTGCGCCATAAACTCAAGCGTGCGTTTGTCCAACGCCGCCCCATCTTGAATACCGCAATCATCCTTTGGCGGCGCAAACTCCGTAAGCCACACCGGCTTTCGAAACATCGAGCGGGCGTGTTCGCTGCAGGCAGTGCAAGTATTCCCTCCGCAATCGGTCCCGAACTCATCCTCGTCCTGAATACCATTTCGACAATGCGCCGCAGAGGGCTCCACAAGCCCCGCTTTGCCCTTCATGAGCTCAATCATCCACGAAACGCCGCCGCAGCTGTATGCATGAACAGATTGGTAATCAATTCGGCACTTGCGAGTAGCCGCACCGTTTTCAGTACACGCATCGTAAAACATCTCAAGCCAAGCCAGGCCAAACATCCGCTTACCCTCGACCGCCTCTATGCATGCACCGGGGTGCATGGCACCGGGAGTCGGGTCGCAAAAATTTGTGGCTGGACCCACGAGTTCGAGATTGTTCTTGTCCGCTACCCATTCTAGATGACGCCAGCCTTTCGCCGCCACATGGGGGCTTAGGTTGGCCTGCTCTTTAAAGTTCGGTTCGTTGTATCCAAGTAAGTATTTTGATTGGCTGGGGACATCCTTGAGAAAGGCTTCGCGGCCGATGCCTTCATGGTAACATCCATAGCATGCACCGCCGGGGTTAAAAGACCAATTCGCCTTGGCGCACACCTCTCGGCAGGAAGCGCCGCCGCCTCTTTCGTCGACGCGAAAACAAGGCCCGCCCTCTGCGCATTTCTCTCCTTCACCCATGAGGCCCCACACCATGGGAACAAACTCAACCTGGCCTGAGGTGATGAGTTCACTCTTGCCCACTCCGTGCCCGTCGGCGCATTCCAAGGGCTTCGAGGACCAGTTGTAATACCAAGACAGACCCGGCACCATGGCTTGAAGATCTGACTCTCCTTTAGAGAATGGCCAACCACAAAAATGAAAAGCGGCGCCTCGCTTAAACTCTCCTTCGCCGCCGCTCGATACGACGCCTGCTGACATATGGGCCAGTAAACCGCGGTCGAGTACAGCGCTGCATGCAGCCAAACCGGCAACGGATACCGCTAAGAGCGCACCCAAGGTCAGGGCCTTGTTCGTGCCATGGATTTTCATAGGTCTGATACGCATTACCTTCTCCACTAACATGCCGCGACTCATTGAGTGTCATCGCGGATCCGCTCACGAGACATAACAAACTAGTCGAGTTCTAGTGAGTATCCAAGGATCCTGAGTTTTGTTTTGAGTGAAGCGTCAGAGCGGGCTTATCTGCGGGGGGAGCGGAGTTCATGAGCAGCTTAGAGTAAGGCTCGGTAGAGGTACACCTTCGCCAATCTTAAAGCTTAGCCAGAAACCCCTCCGCATTGGCCAAATGGGTTTCGCGTTTTTTCTTGTCCATCTTGCGCACCATCGAACACATCATTGCCCAGCGCGGATTTTTCGCCAGCTCATCTGTGTGGTTCCAAATCCAACGCCAATACAGCCCATCCCAGACATCGCTCCATTCGCCCTGAGAGTGATTACTCATTTTGCGAATATAGGCCGAACCCGAAAAATAGGGTTTCGTGGTAATTTGACCGCCATCGGCGTTTTGGCTCATGGCGTAGACATTGGGCACCATGACCCAGTCGTAACTGTCGACAAACATTTCCATAAACCATTGATAAATTTCATCGGGATCAAACTCACAGAGAAACATAAAACCGCCCAGCACCATCAATCGCTCGATGTGGTGGCAGTAACCCGTGTCGACGACCCGTTTAATGACATCATCAATAGGATCAATCCCGGTCGTCCCATCATAAAAACTTTGAGGGATGCTTCTTTCGTGTTTCCAGTGGTTGGTGGTTCGCATGCTCACGCCAAGGTCTTTGTACGTCGCGCGCATAAACTCTCGCCATCCAATGATCTGTCGCACGAACCCCTCGAGTGAATTAAGCGGGACATCATTTTTTAAAGCATAGTCCGTGGCTGCTTGCACAACTTGTCCTGGGGTGAGCAGACCGACATTCATGGACGGCGTAAGGATGCTGTGCCAAAGCCAATTTTGCCCCTGCACCATGGCATCTTCGTAGATTCCAAAGAGCTCGAACCGCTGGGCAAAGAACTTATCCAACCAAACCCGAGCTGATTCATGCGAGGTTGGGTACAACAGATGCTCGATGTGACCAGGGTTCTTTTTGTAGACACGCATGACATGTTTACGTGCTTCTTGATCGATTTCGTCGTGGCTCGGTTTTTCTAATTTTGGAATATCCCCGAGCATTTTTTTGGGAACTTTTTTTCTGTTCTCTTTGTCAAAGCTCCACTGCCCACCCATGGGTTCACCCTCTTCCATGAGGATATCCAGACGTTTGCGTTGAAACTTATAAAAGTCGGCCATAAACCAGCGTTTCTTGCCCTTTCGATAGTCGGTATTCTCCTGCTCGGAGTTGATGAACATAGGAGAATCGAGTTGTTCCAATTCAATCTTGGATGCTTGGCTGTAGGCAATGAGCCGCCGCGAGAGTTCAAAATCATGAACATCAGCGACCACGAGTTTGGAAACTTTTTTTCCAGCCGCAGACTTGAGGTAGGCCTTTAGGCCATCTTTTTTGGGGGTGTGCTGAAGATACTCAACATCAAAACCTTGATCTACTAGGCTTGCCTCATAACGCTTCATCGTAGCCCGGTGGAGCCATAATTTCTGCTTGTGAAAGAGGGTTGGATACTCCAAGTCGCCGAAGAACAAATTGTCTTCGATAAGCACAACATTCGTTGGCTTGAGACAAAGCCCCGGATGCTCTTCAAAGAGCTGATGGGGGAAAATCAGAAGGGTCGGCTGCGTGGTATTTCCCATGCCATAAGAAGGTATTTCAGTGGGTTTTTGACAAGGTCTTTGGCTTGAAGTTCGTGCTTTAAGATCAAAGAGTTTTAGAAACGCTGCGTCATTCAGAAGGGGATACGGCGAAAGTCCAAGTTCTGATAGGGTTCATGAATGGAGAGCACAGAACAAGGGCCGCTCCCAGATGGCTTGTTGATGGGTGAAGACGGGCGACCGCGCTGTAAATGGGCCGGTTCAGTTCCTGAATTTTTCGATTACCACGATACTGAGTGGGGATTTCCTGTAGACGACGACCACAAACTCTTTGAAAAAATCTGTCTCGAAGGTTTTCAGTCTGGCTTGTCTTGGCGAACGGTTCTCAACAAGAGGCCGGCCTTTCGCGAGGTCTTTTTAGACTTCAATTTTGAAAAGGTCGCCCGCCTTGGCCAAAGGGACGTCGAACGCCTTCTAGGCGATGCTCGAATCATTCGTCACCGCGGAAAAATCGAAGCCACCATCAACAACGCGCAGCGAGCTTGCGAAATGGTTGAGGTACATGGCTCATTGGGTACATTCATCTGGCGCTACGAGCCGCAGCCATCAGCCGAGTCGGCTCTGCACGTAGGAGATCTCGTTTCCAAGACTCCAGGCTCTAAAAAACTCGCCACCGATTTAAAGAAACTGGGCTGGCGATTTTTCGGACCAACCACCGCATATGCTTTTATGCAGGCTATGGGACTTGTGAACGACCACACGCCAGGTTGTGCTATTCGAGAAGAGTGCCACGCGGCGCGAGATGGGTTTAAACGTCCCTAGGGGCCGCGGCTACATATGGACGCCCTTCACTCTGTGGCGGGCATCATGGGGGAATCCCTTCGGATCAACATGGATCATGACCTCACACATTGGATACAGTTTTAAGAGCTGAGACTCTAAATCTTTCGTAATACTGTGAGCGTCCAAAAGGCTTAAATCAGGCTCTACCTCGATATCAAATGAGATGTCATAAAACTCTCCTTGGTACCGGGTTCGTAGGTCGTGCCATCCCAAAACAGCCTCATGTGCTTCGATCTTGCGGATGATTGCGTTGCGATCTTCGTCGGGTAATTCGCGGTCTAAGAGCATATTCAAAGACTTCACAAGGACAGTACGCGCCATAAACGCCATAAAGCCGGCCCCTAATAGAGCAAAAACAGAATCAAGCCAGAGAGGAGCTCCGTAGTAACTCGCCAAGAGTACAAAAACGGTTCCGATATTGATTAGGACATCACTCCCGTAATTGATGTTGTCCGCCTCAATGGTCAAAGATTTTTCATATTTAAGTGTTCTTCGCTGCCACAAAACCAAAATCAGCGACAAGCCAATCGAGGCGCACATGACCAAAATTCCCAACTGATGGTCGATAATGGGCTTAGGTTCAAAGAGCCGGTTAATGGACGTAAACACCAAGAATGCAGCGCCACCGAAAATGATTGATGCTTGGACGAGTGCCGACACTGCCTCCATTTTGCCATGGCCCCAGCGGTGATCTTCATCGGCCGGCTGTTGTGCGTATAGAATCGTGACCAAGGCCATCACGGAAACTACAGAATCGAGCAAAGAATCCGTTAAAGACGCGAGGATACTCATAGAGCCGCTTTGAAAGTAGGCGATGGTTTTGATCACAACGAGTGTTGCCACAATCACAATGGCCACAACCGCCGTGGGTAATTTGCGTGTCCACTGCCGTGTTTCACTCTCGTTAGACATTGGACTGACTCGTAATCTCTTGGCTAGCCATCAATAACCTCTTAACCTTCAAGAGAGTTATCATCAATGAGTCAAAAGGTCTTGGTTTTGTAGCATGCTGGATAGAGATCAATGGTAACCCGCGCCAGTAAGGAGCGCGTTCTCGTTTCACCCATCGAGGTTCTTTTCAGTTCTGGCACCTTGAGGTAACATTGAGCATTTGTTGCAGTTCCCCAACCGTATCAACAACTGGAGCCCACTTACGCAGCCGGTCGGTCGCATGGTGCCCCCAGCTAACGCCGATACCTTTGACGCCTGCGGCATGGGCCATCTCCAAATCGTAGGTGGTGTCGCCAATCATCACCAGTTCACTGGCTGTGGTGCCTGTGGCTTTCATGATGGCTTCTAGCATATCGGGAAAGGGCTTCGCTCGAGGTACTGAATCACCGCCGAGAACAATCTCAAAACGGCCCTCGAAACCAAATTGCTTGACCACCCGCTCGGCCCCTCGCTGACTTTTTCCGGTCGCGACTGCCGCCCGAAACGGCCTGGCTAAAAGCTCGTCGATACCATCGAAAAGCTTTTCGTGGTGAGCACCCTCGACGTAGGCTTTTGAATAAACCTCGGCCAAGTGCTCAGCATCTTGCGTGGGATCAAGCTTTTGCATGGTGTCAATCAGTGGCAAACCAATAAGTTCGAGAATGGTTTCTGCCGGCGGGCATGGACGGTTCACACTGGCCCAAGCCGCGGCGTGGGATTCCAAAAGTACGCGGGTTGAGTCAACAACCGTTCCATCTAAATCAAATACTACAAGCATGGCTAGCCACTTGCCCAGTTGACCTGGGAATTGTCAATTGCTCTTGCTTCCAAAAGCCACGAGAAGAACGCAATCTAGCCCTGCTATTGCCTAGCCGCCTCTAGAAGTGCTGCGCGCACATCGCCTTGTACGAACGCTCCGTGGGCCATGCAAAGCAGATGAAGATTTTCTGTTTCTGCCAATTGCTCAAGATGCTCCCGCCATAAAGCGCGGTCCTCAAGCAGAAGCCAGCGTCCAATACGCGTCATACCCAAGGGCTTAACACTGCCCATGAGCTTGAGCATCCAGCCGCCAAAACCGCCGGGCGGATTGTGTCCCAAGTTGAACAGAGTATCTGTAACCATCAAAGCCTTGGTTCCATCTTCCAATGGCAAGAGCAGATGCAACTCAAACGGTTTGATGCCCTTCGGATCCAACACCGTAATACCAAGAGTGGGCAATACAGACTCGCAATCCCCATCCACCGAAACGACTTCTTCCACTTTGGTTTTGGCAGCAACCGGGCACAAAAGCTGCGCGTCAGGATAACGCTTACGATAAGGTAACGCATCAGTGCGGTGCATAGGACACGGAACAACAATCCATTGAACCGGTCCAAGAGCATCTACTTTCGCCATGCCTGCCTCATCCAAACAAATGGCGCTATGAATAAGTAAACCCCCAGAAGGCGCTCGCCAAATT is from Deltaproteobacteria bacterium and encodes:
- a CDS encoding hemerythrin domain-containing protein, with translation MPSSPPMDRKPWPPSCQLLTQELPRESWTTHPHYTGLIRFWLSRHNGFRKKMLRLQGETKTMLETMDDPAGFAHSMHQEAGFLINGLKGHHQIEDQHFFPLLKNLDDRARKGFAILESDHLMVDHLLGKFSQHTHSLLYESAQKEEFEKQAACLLESLENLQAYLNRHLEDEEDIVVPVLLKYAPDDIR
- a CDS encoding cryptochrome/photolyase family protein produces the protein MGNTTQPTLLIFPHQLFEEHPGLCLKPTNVVLIEDNLFFGDLEYPTLFHKQKLWLHRATMKRYEASLVDQGFDVEYLQHTPKKDGLKAYLKSAAGKKVSKLVVADVHDFELSRRLIAYSQASKIELEQLDSPMFINSEQENTDYRKGKKRWFMADFYKFQRKRLDILMEEGEPMGGQWSFDKENRKKVPKKMLGDIPKLEKPSHDEIDQEARKHVMRVYKKNPGHIEHLLYPTSHESARVWLDKFFAQRFELFGIYEDAMVQGQNWLWHSILTPSMNVGLLTPGQVVQAATDYALKNDVPLNSLEGFVRQIIGWREFMRATYKDLGVSMRTTNHWKHERSIPQSFYDGTTGIDPIDDVIKRVVDTGYCHHIERLMVLGGFMFLCEFDPDEIYQWFMEMFVDSYDWVMVPNVYAMSQNADGGQITTKPYFSGSAYIRKMSNHSQGEWSDVWDGLYWRWIWNHTDELAKNPRWAMMCSMVRKMDKKKRETHLANAEGFLAKL
- a CDS encoding DNA-3-methyladenine glycosylase I; amino-acid sequence: MESTEQGPLPDGLLMGEDGRPRCKWAGSVPEFFDYHDTEWGFPVDDDHKLFEKICLEGFQSGLSWRTVLNKRPAFREVFLDFNFEKVARLGQRDVERLLGDARIIRHRGKIEATINNAQRACEMVEVHGSLGTFIWRYEPQPSAESALHVGDLVSKTPGSKKLATDLKKLGWRFFGPTTAYAFMQAMGLVNDHTPGCAIREECHAARDGFKRP
- a CDS encoding cation diffusion facilitator family transporter, giving the protein MSNESETRQWTRKLPTAVVAIVIVATLVVIKTIAYFQSGSMSILASLTDSLLDSVVSVMALVTILYAQQPADEDHRWGHGKMEAVSALVQASIIFGGAAFLVFTSINRLFEPKPIIDHQLGILVMCASIGLSLILVLWQRRTLKYEKSLTIEADNINYGSDVLINIGTVFVLLASYYGAPLWLDSVFALLGAGFMAFMARTVLVKSLNMLLDRELPDEDRNAIIRKIEAHEAVLGWHDLRTRYQGEFYDISFDIEVEPDLSLLDAHSITKDLESQLLKLYPMCEVMIHVDPKGFPHDARHRVKGVHM
- a CDS encoding HAD-IA family hydrolase yields the protein MLVVFDLDGTVVDSTRVLLESHAAAWASVNRPCPPAETILELIGLPLIDTMQKLDPTQDAEHLAEVYSKAYVEGAHHEKLFDGIDELLARPFRAAVATGKSQRGAERVVKQFGFEGRFEIVLGGDSVPRAKPFPDMLEAIMKATGTTASELVMIGDTTYDLEMAHAAGVKGIGVSWGHHATDRLRKWAPVVDTVGELQQMLNVTSRCQN